From Nymphalis io chromosome 12, ilAglIoxx1.1, whole genome shotgun sequence, a single genomic window includes:
- the LOC126772462 gene encoding coiled-coil domain-containing protein 149 gives MSSKIFAKVNKVQFQDQQLDDYVLENSVIKSKLQSKIDALSIMTKELDKCSMERDRYKLLVEQLKCKKSVQENSNGHDRFAPTNTISGSEILAKTKEQNNMLKLEVETLQSKLEEANGDILALRKQMQKGRSFDEQNEYKAFSTSKTDYEQLVQELEKIKKKYQQIQLDYRATLDEKEELVSDRDYYKNKVQRLNQQISYILSNRVKMQTDEQDSPKQIVDIDALITENKYLHERITQLQVEKEIVKRTLTKYKFLLDNRSKNEPFNIKKGFADVITQKQVRELLDINSKTGLKRTSAAELKSLCLGLFEALNDKSIALQHQRKTNQILANRITDLEKTLENWCNGQKCVPIFPSQMLMEEFFNDSGSVKSDESKDKSEKEIYENNYINKIKYTDSDDELNKSKEDLSRSNYENGSGDHRSLSSKIVLPQELEDLVKEALAAMKSVQ, from the exons atgtctaGTAAAATTTTCgctaaagtaaataaagttcAGTTTCAAGATCAACAGTTAGACGACTATGTTCTCGAG AATTCTGTTATCAAAAGTAAACTTCAAAGTAAAATTGATGCCCTCTCTATTATGACCAAAGAATTGGATAAATGTAGTATGGAAAGGGATAGATATAAATTGCTAGTTGAACAATTGAAGTGCAAGAAAAGTGTTCAAGAAAATTCAAACGGTCACGACAGATTTGCACCAACTAATACAATAAGTGGCAGTGAAATTTTGGCAAAAACAAAAGAGCAGAACAACATGCTTAAGCTCGAG GTTGAAACACTGCAAAGCAAATTAGAAGAGGCCAATGGTGATATATTGGCATTAAGGAAACAAATGCAAAAGGGACGAAGTTTTGATGAGCAAAATGAATATAAGGCCTTTTCCACGTCTAAAACGGATTATGAACAATTGGTCCAAGAAttggaaaaaattaaaaagaag TATCAGCAAATACAACTTGATTATAGAGCTACGTTAGATGAGAAAGAGGAGCTTGTATCAGATCGTGATTACTACAAGAATAAGGTTCAACGTTTGAATCAGCAAATAAGCTACATTTTATCTAATAGAGTAAAGATGCAAACAGACGAACAGGACAGTCCTAAACAAATTGTTGATATTGATGCATTGataactgaaaataaatatttacatgaaaGAATAACGCAGTTGCAGGTCGAAAAAGAAATTGTCAAAAGAACATTAACTAAGTACAAG TTTCTGCTTGACAATAGGAGTAAAAACGAaccgtttaatattaaaaagggaTTTGCAGATGTAATAACCCAAAAGCAAG tgCGAGAACTTTTGGATATAAACTCGAAGACAGGTTTAAAACGAACCTCGGCTGCAGAGCTCAAGTCCTTGTGTTTGGGACTATTTGAAGCTTTAAATGACAAATCGATTGCCCTCCAACATCAAAGGAAAACTAATCA aatattagcCAACAGGATAACAGACTTGGAGAAAACTTTAGAGAATTGGTGTAATGGCCAAAAGTGTGTACCAATTTTCCCATCTCAAATGTTAATGGAAGAGTTTTTTAATGATTCGGGATCAGTAAAATCCGATGAATCCAAAGATAAATCCGAAAaggaaatatatgaaaataattatattaacaagatCAAATATACAGATAGTGACGATGAGTTAAACAAAAGCAAAGAAGATTTATCTAGATCGAATTATGAAAACGGGAGTGGAGATCACAGAAGTTTATCTTCAAAAATAGTTCTGCCCCAAGAATTAGAAGATTTAGTTAAGGAAGCCCTCGCAGCAATGAAATCCGTACAgtga
- the LOC126772469 gene encoding girdin → MAASASEIEDFLSGPLVSWLKSCLPEPASIKEYSSLFNGDILHHIYLQIDPEPSFHITKLTGLEDQALILGRVKNFDAIVKNVKALFDEELGMTLLVVPECICLGKAPETREGLENMKLLSLLLLGAAVQCPNKEIFITRIKELDVDLQHNIVECIKQVTDMQTVVLTPDAIDLFQSPTMFNHMRRLAKERDHYLQNWASLVLNEGLCENENDNKNGKSRSTQNVNQNNGETQHLAVELADWKARLRKQRQELEEKSEQLSECREELEHTKLTLAKLRADSQEWFNEARKAAGYRDEVDALREKAERCDRLEQEIQRYRDRLSDAEYYKTRVTELREDNKALMETRDALEEQLQRARKRAEQCLSLEAAMIKLKREANDIALERDADQQKIQELIEENNHLQYITRSVLSESNNSNLDTDNECENTLESGENSLSEQLTSNAQARALKLELENKRLLSTIDSLREQSLLESSDKVLELEKEKKRLTLKCEQLQENCNRLKLQNSELEEVFKNALEENRKLQDSLDNQKTFIDRQSIDRDSEKNKLQDFERHLESLTKDKQRIQMLCDSIQRRADDLEKTLDSRTKELNIVKPEAEKVTRFIIQTEELKTKLTYSEKETHNLQREVTKLKEAVEEKDVTLDTIGTEIELKNKEIERLIRQIDINQSLTSRLQDLEQKTQELKSNKKVDTETIQTLQKDLIMEKVNFDKLRNCMDKLGINTSELISKDVSIEELLEKIITNVDHEALISDITAKANFFNLVPCNCNNKGKTDDDENVVNPQIEQLTADLATLQVSLENCQAENAKLQVNVATLNSQNGSLISQQMTLQLANSQLAAEKEEIIKQLEVLKDKQDNLLRDQVALQTLHEQLNTEYETLLSEKEPVKAVIRDLKIENRELKEKLTNCEKKITDLELERENLKIESRNLTNLRAEHSKLKEDFRNLFTASDRLKNEYRNMQEEYRNIRSEVAQLKLRNTEISGEINTKSEVITSMELEISKTNQHCEMLIQMNKSLDADRRSLMDHVSQLLTQYHELLAHSLKDKQHYHEEEKMFADRVNALCRQKEKLEEKIMEHYKKLDNCTTKRRGFGASFVKRVRKAGTDLINKVPSRSNKRIEDANRSKSQLTLAGSESGESDPGSQDLEKLSKISDQDQGSSNPSVESPRHSSDSSFRRFDDSLLKKSDNMEMSGSIHSLDPMRMAGESNFVRRLSAASIHSGGGDDALIRASLRRRPHKTVPPSHRNSYQGVEGESSLPAASTPSPVFGTAGTRRTVYLADDNQDVNINSKPQSTPVKENPTYLVYNRISTVIGDGACQSNSDRSMEHRPVTEQPRSVDENTPDREDSRNDKRTVSRNEKTDNSKETAIWYEYGCV, encoded by the exons ATGGCCGCATCTGCTTCTGAGATCGAGGACTTCTTAAGCGGACCACTTGTTTCGTGG ctaAAATCATGCCTGCCAGAACCTGCCAGTATCAAGGAATACTCCTCTCTCTTCAATGGAGATATCCTACACCATATCTACCTCCAGATTGACCCAGAACCTTCATTTCACATAACAAAGCTAACAGGACTTGAAGACCAGGCACTTATTTTAGGGAGAGTAAAAAATTTTGATGCAATAGTTAAAAATGTAAAGGCTTTGTTCGATGAAGAACTAGGAATGACATTGTTAGTTGTGCCAGAATGCATATGTTTAGGTAAAGCACCAGAAACCAGGGAAGGTCTGGAGAATATGAAACTGTTGTCTTTGTTGCTACTTGGTGCAGCAGTCCAGTGTCcaaataaagaaattttcatCACAAGAATTAAAGAATTAGATGTAGACTTGCAGCACAACATTGTGGAATGTATAAAACag GTGACAGATATGCAAACAGTGGTATTGACACCAGACGCAATAGACCTTTTCCAATCACCGACAATGTTCAATCACATGAGAAGACTGGCAAAGGAGCGAGACCACTATTTACAAAACTGGGCTTCACTCGTCCTGAATGAAGGTTTATGCGAAAATGAAAACGATAATAAGAACGGAAAAAGTCGATCCACCCAAAATGTCAATCAGAATAACGGAGAAACTCAACATCTTGCCGTTGAACTAGCAGATTGGAAAGCAAGGTTACGGAAACAGAGACAGGAGct tGAGGAAAAATCCGAACAATTGTCGGAGTGTCGCGAGGAATTGGAACACACTAAGCTGACTCTGGCGAAGTTACGTGCGGACAGTCAAGAGTGGTTTAATGAAGCGAGGAAGGCGGCGGGATACCGAGACGAAGTTGACGCCTTGAGGGAGAAGGCAGAGAGATGTGATAG GTTGGAACAGGAGATACAACGATATCGCGATCGTTTATCTGATGCTGAATATTATAAGACAAGAGTCACAGAATTAAGGGAGGACAATAAAGCTTTAATGGAAACAAGGGATGCGTTGGAAGAACAGTTACAAAGGGCCAGAAAAAGGGCAGAGCAATGTCTGTCTCTAGAAGCAGCCATGATTAAGTTAAAAAGAGAGGCGAATGATATAGCACTG GAAAGAGATGCGGATCAACAAAAAATTCAAGAACTAATTGAGGAAAATAATCATTTGCAATACATAACGAGGTCTGTTTTGAGTGAAAGCAACAACAGCAACTTAGATACAGATAATGAATGTGAAAATACTCTGGAATCAGGCGAAAATAGTTTGTCTGAGCAACTGACCAGTAATGCGCAAGCGAGAGCCTTAAAACTCGAATTAGAAAATAAGAGACTTCTCTCGACAATTGACAGTCTTCGAGAACAATCGTTATTAGAAAGTAGCGATAAAGTATTAGAGTTAGAAAAGGAAAAGAAACGATTAACACTTAAATGTGAACAGTTACAAGAAAACTGTAACAGGCTCAAGCTACAGAATTCTGAATTAGAAGAGGTATTCAAAAATGCATTAGAAGAAAATAGAAAGCTACAAGACTCGTTGGATAATCAAAAAACTTTCATAGATAGGCAATCGATTGACAGGGATTCGgaaaaaaataagttacaagATTTCGAAAGACATTTAGAGTCTTTGACTAAAGACAAACAGAGGATACAAATGTTGTGCGATTCGATACAAAGACGAGCAGACGACCTCGAGAAGACTCTAGATTCGAGAACAAAAGAGTTGAACATAGTGAAACCTGAAGCCGAGAAAGTAACACGTTTCATTATACAAACGGAAGAGCTTAAAACGAAACTAACGTACAGTGAAAAAGAAACTCACAACTTACAAAGAGAAGTTACTAAGTTAAAAGAAGCGGTAGAAGAAAAAGACGTGACATTAGATACTATAGGCACTGAAATAGAActtaaaaacaaagaaatcgAAAGATTAATTAGACAGATAGATATTAATCAGTCGCTAACGAGCAGGCTCCAAGACTTGGAGCAAAAGACGCAAGAGCTAAAGTCAAATAAGAAAGTCGACACGGAAACTATACAAACCCTCCAAAAGGATTTAATAATGgaaaaagttaattttgataaattgagAAATTGTATGGATAAATTGGGAATAAATACATCGGAATTGATATCAAAGGATGTGAGCATTGAAGAATtgttagaaaaaattataactaacgTTGATCATGAAGCGTTGATATCAGATATTACCGCAAAGGCGAACTTCTTTAACTTAGTTCCATGTAACTGCAACAATAAGGGAAAAACTGACGATGATGAAAACGTCGTTAACCCTCAAATTGAACAATTAACAGCCGATTTAGCGACGTTACAAGTTTCTTTAGAAAATTGTCAAGCAGAGAATGCTAAGCTACAAGTAAACGTAGCCACGCTTAATTCTCAGAATGGTTCTCTTATTTCGCAACAAATGACATTACAACTTGCCAACAGTCAACTGGCTGCAGAAAAAGAGGAAATAATTAAACAACTTGAGGTTTTGAAAGATAAACAAGACAACCTACTGCGCGATCAAGTAGCTTTGCAGACTCTGCATGAACAATTAAACACGGAATATGAAACTCTGCTCAGCGAGAAGGAGCCCGTGAAGGCTGTCATTCGAGATTTGAAAATCGAAAACAGAGAATTGAAAGAAAAGTTAACCAACTGTGAAAAAAAGATAACAGACCTAGAATTGGAACGAGAGAACTTGAAAATAGAATCTCGAAATCTAACAAATCTAAGGGCCGAACATTCTAAGCTAAAAGAGGATTTCAGAAATCTATTTACTGCCAGTGATAGGTTAAAGAATGAGTATAGAAATATGCAAGAAGAGTACAGAAACATTAGAAGTGAAGTGgcacaattaaaattaagaaacacAGAAATATCTGGTGAAATCAACACAAAATCGGAAGTTATTACTAGTATGGAGCTAGAAATCAGTAAAACAAATCAACATTGCGAAATGTTAATTCAGATGAACAAGAGCTTAGATGCCGATAGAAGATCGTTAATGGATCACGTGTCCCAACTTCTCACGCAATATCATGAATTATTAGCACATTCCCTTAAAGATAAACAACATTATCACGAGGAGGAAAAGATGTTCGCTGACAGGGTAAACGCTTTATGCCGACAAAAGGAAAAATTGGAAGAGAAAATCATGgaacattataaaaaacttgACAATTGCACGACAAAACGACGAGGGTTTGGTGCGTCATTTGTAAAAAGAGTACGAAAGGCTGGAACGGATTTAATCAACAAAGTACCTTCTCGAAGCAATAAAAGGATAGAAGATGCGAATCGTTCCAAATCACAGTTGACATTAGCAGGATCAGAATCTGGCGAATCAGATCCAGGTAGTCAAGATTTGGagaaattatcaaaaatttctGACCAAGATCAAGGATCTTCTAATCCAAGCGTCGAATCACCTAGACACAGCTCAGACTCAAGCTTTAGACGTTTCGACGATAGTTTGCTAAAGAAGTCTGATAATATGGAAATGTCAGGTTCGATTCACAGTCTTGACCCGATGAGAATGGCTGGTGAGAGTAATTTCGTTCGAAGATTATCTGCAGCTTCAATCCATAGTGGCGGTGGGGACGATGCTTTGATTCGAGCATCGCTCAGAAGGCGACCGCATAAAACCGTTCCACCCTCGCATCGAAACAGTTATCAAGGCGTAGAGGGTGAATCGAGCTTGCCAGCag cgtCGACTCCTTCACCTGTATTCGGTACAGCTGGAACACGCCGAACCGTATATTTAGCTGACGACAACCAGGACGTAAACATAAACAGTAAGCCACAGAGTACACCTGTTAAAGAAAATCCAACTTACTTGGTTTACAATAGAATTTCAACCGTTATCGGCGACGGGGCGTGTCAGAGTAACAGTGACAGGTCGATGGAGCACAGACCCGTGACCGAGCAACCGCGCTCCGTGGACGAGAATACACCGGATAGAGAAGATTCGCGAAACGACAAACGTACGGTCAGTCGTAACGAGAAAACTGATAACTCAAAGGAAACTGCCATTTGGTACGAGTATGGATGTGTGTAA